From a region of the Pontixanthobacter gangjinensis genome:
- a CDS encoding UPF0262 family protein — MTGSNHNHWRIAKIDLDEDTILWRSADVEQERRVAMFDLVEENSFKPIRLVENGHNGPYDLKLAVQDGRLVMAIGMAGAESLETIVLGLARFRRPIREYFAICDSYYQAIRKATAAEIETIDMARRGVHNGAAELLLERLEGKVETDFATARRLFTLICVLHIKG; from the coding sequence ATGACCGGTTCTAATCACAACCATTGGCGTATTGCCAAGATCGATCTAGATGAAGATACGATCCTGTGGCGCAGCGCCGATGTGGAGCAGGAACGCCGCGTTGCGATGTTCGATCTGGTCGAAGAAAACAGCTTTAAACCGATTCGTTTGGTCGAAAACGGGCATAACGGCCCTTATGATCTCAAACTGGCGGTTCAGGACGGGCGGTTGGTCATGGCAATCGGAATGGCCGGGGCTGAATCGCTCGAAACTATTGTGCTTGGTCTTGCTCGCTTTCGCCGCCCAATCCGCGAATATTTTGCCATCTGCGACAGCTATTATCAGGCTATCCGCAAAGCCACAGCAGCTGAAATCGAAACCATCGATATGGCCCGGCGCGGGGTTCATAATGGTGCGGCTGAATTGCTGCTCGAACGGCTGGAAGGCAAGGTTGAAACCGATTTCGCCACAGCCCGGCGGTTATTCACGCTAATCTGCGTTTTGCACATCAAGGGCTGA
- a CDS encoding glycoside hydrolase family 25 protein: MARKKKSVGWLWRIAALLLLVVMTAGGWFWWDMQHWTPEESVFPDQGIYVSAHDGEVNFRTAKALGASFAYLAASDGASGKDGRFGRNLDAAKEAGMEIGAVHQFDPCVMADGQTANFVVMVPRGGQWMPPVVELARTAEICEKRVPDAAVESELITLINQVENHTGKRLILKVSPEFESRYKISQMIERDLWLSRTRFEPSYAGRPWLFWTANEALRSEASQQSIRWMVVRP; encoded by the coding sequence ATGGCGCGCAAAAAGAAATCAGTCGGTTGGCTGTGGCGGATTGCCGCGCTGCTGCTGCTCGTCGTGATGACGGCTGGTGGTTGGTTCTGGTGGGATATGCAGCACTGGACACCTGAAGAAAGCGTTTTTCCCGATCAAGGCATTTACGTCAGCGCCCACGATGGCGAAGTAAACTTCCGCACGGCCAAGGCGCTCGGCGCAAGTTTCGCCTATCTCGCTGCCAGCGATGGTGCATCGGGCAAGGATGGCCGCTTCGGGCGCAATCTTGATGCTGCAAAAGAGGCTGGCATGGAGATTGGCGCGGTCCATCAGTTCGATCCTTGCGTGATGGCGGACGGGCAGACGGCCAATTTCGTGGTGATGGTCCCTCGAGGCGGCCAATGGATGCCGCCGGTAGTCGAGCTGGCGCGCACCGCAGAGATTTGCGAAAAGCGCGTACCCGACGCGGCTGTTGAAAGCGAATTGATCACGTTGATCAACCAGGTGGAAAATCACACTGGCAAGCGCCTGATCTTGAAAGTCTCGCCCGAATTTGAAAGTCGGTACAAGATCAGCCAGATGATTGAGCGTGATTTGTGGCTCAGCCGGACGCGGTTTGAACCGAGCTATGCCGGACGGCCCTGGCTGTTCTGGACCGCAAACGAAGCCCTGCGCAGCGAAGCATCGCAGCAATCGATCAGATGGATGGTGGTGAGACCGTGA
- a CDS encoding cytidine deaminase — translation MTDTNDQSLIAAAREAAQQSYSPYSNFAVGAALRFADGSVVTGTNIENASYGLALCAETIAVSKAMADGVRGGLLAVAVTGPGDDPITPCGRCRQVLNELAQLGGTDPEILCVGPDEVKRVKLSVLLPEAFGPASLI, via the coding sequence GTGACCGATACTAATGACCAGAGCCTAATCGCCGCAGCACGCGAGGCTGCGCAGCAATCCTATTCACCCTATTCCAATTTCGCGGTGGGCGCTGCATTGCGCTTCGCCGATGGCAGCGTGGTGACCGGCACCAATATAGAGAACGCCAGCTATGGCCTCGCGCTGTGCGCAGAGACGATAGCCGTATCCAAAGCAATGGCCGATGGCGTGCGCGGCGGGTTGCTGGCAGTCGCGGTAACGGGGCCGGGCGATGACCCGATCACGCCATGCGGTAGATGCCGGCAGGTGTTGAACGAACTGGCGCAATTGGGCGGGACTGATCCCGAAATACTATGTGTTGGGCCTGATGAAGTGAAGCGTGTGAAACTCAGCGTGCTGCTACCCGAGGCATTCGGACCGGCAAGCTTGATTTAG
- a CDS encoding M14 family metallopeptidase has translation MSNIQIDAAFDSGNIEVLSLDGASARLAIRADHMSEFKQWFHFRVSGMAGREVELKIDQMNSSAYPAGWPNYNARVSEDREYWGTTETEFDKSEGDGTLTIRYTPASDIAYFAYFAPYSMERHHDLVAEAAACEGVSYERLGETLDGQPVDYLRIGEGDTQVWLTGRQHPGETQAEWWMEGALECLTDPTDTVARMLREKCTFHIVPNCNPDGSHRGHLRTNAVGVNLNREWAEPTAEKSPEVLVIRNKMDETGVHFAMDVHGDEAIPAVFLAGYEGIPGLTDEHYAGFANYQAILERRTPDFQTKLGYPKAAPGKANLSMCTTQVAYRFKCPAMTLEMPYKDNDDAPDSEQNFSPERCKVLGRDCLGALLEFLEA, from the coding sequence TTGAGTAATATCCAGATTGATGCCGCTTTTGACAGCGGAAACATCGAAGTTTTGTCCCTTGATGGCGCAAGCGCACGGCTTGCCATCAGGGCAGATCATATGTCCGAGTTTAAGCAGTGGTTCCATTTCCGCGTTAGCGGCATGGCCGGACGCGAGGTCGAATTGAAAATCGACCAGATGAACAGCTCTGCCTATCCGGCAGGCTGGCCCAATTACAATGCGCGCGTCAGCGAAGACCGTGAATATTGGGGCACCACAGAAACCGAATTCGACAAGAGCGAAGGCGATGGCACGCTCACAATTCGTTACACACCAGCCAGCGATATTGCCTATTTCGCCTATTTCGCGCCCTATTCGATGGAGCGGCATCACGATCTCGTCGCAGAGGCTGCTGCATGTGAGGGCGTATCCTATGAACGCCTAGGCGAAACGCTTGACGGGCAGCCAGTCGACTATCTTCGGATCGGTGAAGGCGATACTCAAGTCTGGCTTACTGGCCGCCAGCATCCCGGCGAAACCCAAGCAGAATGGTGGATGGAAGGCGCTCTCGAATGCTTGACCGATCCGACCGACACCGTCGCCCGTATGCTGCGCGAAAAATGCACCTTCCACATCGTGCCAAACTGCAATCCGGACGGGTCGCACCGCGGCCATTTGCGGACTAATGCGGTCGGCGTAAACCTCAACCGCGAATGGGCAGAACCAACGGCGGAGAAATCACCCGAAGTCCTCGTTATCCGCAACAAGATGGACGAAACCGGTGTGCATTTCGCAATGGATGTCCATGGTGACGAAGCCATCCCCGCAGTATTCCTCGCCGGATATGAGGGCATCCCCGGCCTGACCGACGAACATTACGCCGGTTTCGCCAATTATCAGGCAATCCTCGAACGCCGCACACCCGATTTCCAGACCAAGCTCGGCTACCCTAAAGCCGCGCCCGGCAAGGCCAATCTGTCAATGTGCACCACTCAAGTCGCCTACCGCTTCAAATGCCCCGCGATGACGCTTGAAATGCCGTATAAAGACAATGACGACGCACCTGATTCCGAACAAAACTTCTCACCTGAACGGTGCAAAGTGCTGGGCCGCGATTGTTTGGGGGCGTTGCTGGAGTTTTTGGAGGCTTAG
- a CDS encoding DUF4136 domain-containing protein — MKFSTFALSAFGAIAVSACVAGPRIDPVEVTRFHSAQAQLGTGTIFIESAPGMEGEDSDPVEAAAFKSAIAAELTELGYREVPRAQAQQIAQVRVNRYVAQAAQRRSPVSVGAGGSAGSYGSGVGLGIGINLGGGKRGMIGTDIAVMIRDAGTGDAVWEGRASISVSDNSQLADNGPNAKAIADALFSEFPGNNGETVEVRVAN; from the coding sequence ATGAAATTTTCGACATTCGCTCTTTCTGCATTCGGTGCCATTGCCGTATCCGCTTGTGTAGCCGGCCCACGCATTGACCCGGTCGAAGTGACCCGCTTCCATTCTGCTCAAGCGCAATTGGGAACAGGTACGATATTCATCGAATCGGCCCCTGGAATGGAAGGCGAAGATAGCGATCCGGTTGAAGCCGCCGCTTTTAAATCGGCCATTGCTGCAGAATTGACCGAACTTGGATACCGCGAGGTGCCACGCGCGCAAGCCCAGCAAATCGCGCAAGTCCGCGTTAACCGCTATGTCGCGCAGGCCGCCCAGAGACGCAGCCCCGTCAGCGTCGGTGCTGGCGGTTCGGCAGGTTCATACGGATCAGGCGTAGGGTTGGGCATTGGCATTAATCTTGGCGGCGGCAAGCGCGGGATGATTGGCACCGATATCGCCGTCATGATCCGCGATGCAGGAACCGGCGATGCCGTGTGGGAGGGCCGCGCCTCCATTTCCGTAAGTGATAATTCACAATTGGCCGATAATGGGCCAAACGCTAAAGCAATCGCCGATGCCCTGTTCAGCGAATTTCCGGGCAATAATGGCGAAACTGTAGAAGTAAGGGTCGCAAATTGA
- the galE gene encoding UDP-glucose 4-epimerase GalE, which produces MINSSKPSVLVTGGAGYIGSHAVLALLDAGWDVAIIDNLTTGFRFAVPGGVPLYEGDIEDGDLLARIFDEQRTGAIMHFAGSIIVPESVENPLKYYHNNTVKSRALIEAAVTAGVPHFIFSSTAATYGVPDVSQVSENTPQVPINPYGWSKLMTEQMLKDTAFAHDLNYCALRYFNVAGADPQARSGQSTAGATHLIKVAVEAALGKRDAVAVFGTDFETPDGTGVRDYIHVSDLAAAHVLALEALIEQPGRSLTMNCGYGGGYSVLDVLDSVDRVTNRTIKRIIEPRRAGDPGSLISDPSRIRATLPWQPKHDDLDEIIGHALQWERKLGEIRGD; this is translated from the coding sequence ATGATTAACAGCTCGAAACCTTCCGTATTGGTAACCGGCGGCGCCGGCTATATTGGTAGCCATGCCGTGTTGGCGTTGTTGGATGCCGGATGGGACGTCGCAATTATCGACAATCTCACCACCGGTTTCCGCTTTGCCGTGCCGGGTGGCGTACCGCTATATGAAGGCGATATCGAAGATGGCGATTTGCTTGCCCGGATATTTGACGAGCAGAGAACCGGCGCAATTATGCATTTTGCGGGCTCGATTATCGTGCCTGAGTCGGTCGAGAACCCGCTTAAATATTATCACAACAATACGGTGAAAAGCCGCGCGCTGATTGAAGCTGCGGTGACAGCGGGAGTGCCGCATTTCATCTTCAGCTCCACTGCGGCGACCTATGGTGTTCCAGACGTTTCTCAGGTCAGCGAGAACACTCCGCAAGTCCCGATCAACCCCTATGGCTGGTCTAAATTGATGACCGAACAGATGCTGAAGGACACAGCATTTGCGCATGATCTGAACTATTGCGCCTTGCGCTATTTCAATGTGGCTGGTGCCGATCCGCAAGCGCGTAGCGGGCAATCTACCGCCGGCGCGACGCATCTGATCAAGGTGGCAGTAGAGGCGGCACTGGGTAAACGTGATGCAGTGGCGGTTTTCGGCACGGATTTTGAGACACCCGATGGCACTGGTGTACGCGACTATATTCATGTGTCCGACCTCGCCGCTGCCCATGTTTTGGCGCTTGAGGCGCTGATCGAGCAGCCAGGGCGCAGCCTGACGATGAATTGTGGTTATGGCGGGGGCTACTCCGTGCTCGACGTACTCGATTCGGTTGACCGGGTGACTAACCGGACCATCAAGCGGATTATCGAACCAAGGCGTGCGGGTGACCCCGGGTCGCTGATTTCCGATCCATCGCGGATTCGTGCGACGCTGCCATGGCAGCCGAAACATGATGATCTGGACGAAATCATCGGCCATGCGCTGCAATGGGAGCGCAAGCTTGGTGAAATAAGAGGCGATTAG
- the ykgO gene encoding type B 50S ribosomal protein L36, translating to MKIRNSLKSLKNRHRDCRVIRRRGRTYVINKTNRRFKARQG from the coding sequence ATGAAAATCCGCAACAGCCTTAAGTCGCTGAAGAACCGCCACCGTGATTGCCGCGTGATTCGCCGCCGCGGCCGGACATATGTGATCAACAAGACCAACCGCCGCTTCAAAGCCCGTCAGGGCTAA
- a CDS encoding HAD-IA family hydrolase: MNDQPNIVVFDVGRVIVQWDMRLLFAKLIDDREQLDWFLANVVTEVWHMQHDAGRPIVEMIEERSAQFPEYSDLIEAYGARFLETIPARVPGTAELIERLHLRGVPLFAITNFGTDFWSQYRPTEPVFDLFRDIVVSGHEEMVKPHRAIFDLAERRFEAPASAMLFVDDNAANIAAADALGWHTHHFEDARRLEAELVSLGLL, from the coding sequence ATGAACGATCAGCCAAATATAGTGGTGTTCGATGTGGGCAGGGTCATCGTTCAATGGGACATGCGGCTGCTATTCGCGAAGTTGATTGACGACAGGGAACAGCTTGACTGGTTTTTGGCCAATGTAGTGACCGAGGTGTGGCATATGCAGCATGATGCAGGCCGCCCGATTGTTGAGATGATAGAAGAGCGCTCAGCCCAGTTCCCCGAATATTCCGATCTGATCGAAGCTTATGGCGCACGGTTTCTTGAAACCATTCCGGCAAGGGTGCCCGGGACAGCCGAATTGATCGAGCGGTTGCACCTGCGTGGAGTTCCCTTGTTCGCGATTACCAATTTCGGGACTGATTTCTGGTCGCAATATCGCCCGACAGAACCGGTCTTCGACTTGTTTCGGGATATCGTCGTGTCCGGACATGAGGAAATGGTAAAGCCGCACCGGGCAATTTTTGATCTTGCCGAACGACGGTTCGAAGCGCCTGCCAGCGCGATGCTGTTTGTGGACGACAATGCGGCGAATATCGCAGCGGCAGATGCGCTGGGCTGGCACACGCACCACTTCGAAGACGCGCGCCGGCTAGAAGCGGAGCTGGTTTCCCTAGGGTTGCTGTAG
- a CDS encoding CC_3452 family protein, whose product MTLSSSIFRNFSAITLALLYTVFTFGVAVTPAPVQAKTQPVYYIAELAAPTQEARVVARGMVWRCDETRCIAAKNNSRPINICKQLVRETGAVTSFTASGEAFSDDELAKCNG is encoded by the coding sequence ATGACCCTCTCCTCCTCGATCTTCCGCAATTTCAGCGCCATCACGCTCGCGCTGCTCTATACCGTCTTCACGTTCGGTGTGGCTGTCACGCCTGCGCCCGTCCAGGCCAAAACACAGCCTGTCTATTACATCGCCGAGCTTGCTGCACCAACGCAGGAAGCCCGGGTCGTTGCACGCGGAATGGTTTGGCGCTGCGATGAAACGCGCTGCATTGCGGCGAAGAACAACTCACGCCCAATTAATATTTGCAAGCAACTCGTGCGTGAAACGGGCGCAGTAACCAGCTTCACTGCCAGCGGCGAAGCCTTTTCTGATGACGAACTAGCAAAATGTAACGGATAA
- a CDS encoding winged helix-turn-helix transcriptional regulator has protein sequence MGDLREPLKELTSCGLPEALEVMGERWSFMILRASFNGLHHFEEFLTELGIARNILSNRLAKLVEHGILNREPCPDDKRRIEYRLTEKGFDLLPAMLSLRQWGQKYGVEIEENPVLVDQADRLPIGPVSILAHDGRILGPQDLWLTEPENVGLRADGSRAKSGKVIGIGDIAAARKAQAAQ, from the coding sequence ATGGGCGATTTACGCGAACCACTGAAAGAACTGACGAGCTGCGGCTTGCCTGAAGCTTTGGAAGTCATGGGCGAACGCTGGTCATTTATGATTCTACGCGCCAGCTTTAACGGCTTGCACCATTTTGAAGAGTTTCTGACCGAGCTGGGTATTGCCCGCAACATCCTGTCAAACAGGCTGGCGAAGCTTGTCGAACACGGGATTTTGAACCGCGAACCTTGCCCTGATGACAAACGCCGGATCGAATACCGGCTGACGGAAAAGGGTTTTGATCTTCTCCCGGCGATGCTGTCGCTGCGCCAATGGGGCCAAAAATACGGTGTCGAGATTGAGGAGAATCCGGTGCTTGTAGATCAAGCTGATCGGCTGCCAATTGGCCCCGTATCAATCCTCGCGCATGACGGGCGGATCTTGGGGCCGCAAGATTTGTGGCTCACAGAACCCGAAAATGTAGGGCTTCGTGCTGACGGCTCGCGTGCCAAGTCGGGCAAGGTAATCGGGATTGGTGACATTGCGGCCGCGCGAAAGGCACAAGCTGCGCAATAG
- a CDS encoding GtrA family protein — MTDPSDPIRRGLWARLFSAKTGGMLVRNTVVSTGVFIIGLGVLWVLVQKGGMDEVIAAGIGFVTANSLHYLLGRSWIFRGTERALAAGYALFLVNGGVGLLVTMGLYAALLEWTSINYLVARIIVSVFAGLIVFVLNAVWNFRRV; from the coding sequence ATGACCGACCCCTCCGATCCTATCCGGCGAGGCCTGTGGGCTAGGCTGTTTTCCGCCAAGACCGGCGGGATGCTGGTGCGCAACACGGTGGTGAGCACGGGTGTGTTCATCATTGGCTTGGGCGTGCTGTGGGTGCTAGTGCAAAAGGGCGGGATGGATGAAGTCATCGCAGCCGGGATTGGCTTTGTGACCGCAAACAGTCTGCACTATCTGCTTGGAAGAAGCTGGATTTTCCGCGGGACCGAGCGCGCACTTGCCGCTGGCTACGCGCTGTTTCTGGTAAATGGCGGAGTAGGCCTATTGGTGACCATGGGCCTGTATGCCGCGCTGTTAGAATGGACGTCGATCAATTATCTTGTGGCAAGAATAATCGTGTCGGTGTTCGCTGGACTGATTGTCTTTGTGCTCAATGCAGTCTGGAATTTTCGCCGGGTTTAA
- a CDS encoding ferritin-like domain-containing protein yields the protein MIVWFGSRYLDLLGSIYIYNEHRGYTAIDRVLDAVKVRSPEDTQLIAAIEQHRADERKHYVMFKRWFELRGTKPLALDRAFGHIDRFIEIMFGKTIDNLDTQEVINRDELFERMCRIISLTEKRGFKQVEILLKNRFVLGDRALTKIFKIIHRDEPSHWAPYDGWLKAHAKRDPKWWERMVDGFVHSELLFLKLPVLFLNPFMKRREDWADSAELDPDRRGALSTVST from the coding sequence ATGATTGTATGGTTTGGAAGCCGCTATCTCGATCTGCTCGGATCGATTTACATCTATAACGAGCATCGCGGCTACACCGCGATTGACCGTGTGCTGGATGCGGTAAAGGTACGCTCTCCTGAAGATACCCAGCTGATCGCCGCGATAGAACAGCACCGTGCGGACGAGCGCAAACATTATGTGATGTTCAAGCGCTGGTTCGAATTGCGCGGAACAAAGCCGCTCGCGCTTGACCGCGCATTTGGCCACATCGACCGCTTCATCGAGATTATGTTCGGCAAGACGATCGACAATCTCGACACGCAAGAAGTTATCAATCGTGACGAGCTATTTGAACGGATGTGCCGGATAATTTCATTGACCGAGAAGCGCGGGTTCAAGCAGGTCGAGATTTTGCTCAAGAACCGGTTTGTGCTTGGCGACCGTGCATTGACCAAGATTTTCAAAATCATTCACCGCGACGAGCCAAGTCATTGGGCACCCTATGACGGTTGGCTCAAGGCCCATGCAAAACGTGACCCGAAATGGTGGGAGCGGATGGTCGATGGATTTGTCCATTCCGAACTGCTTTTCTTGAAATTGCCGGTTCTGTTCCTCAATCCGTTTATGAAACGGCGCGAGGATTGGGCGGATAGCGCAGAGCTTGATCCCGACCGGCGCGGTGCCTTGAGCACTGTAAGTACCTAA
- a CDS encoding spinster family MFS transporter, translated as MTEATAHSVSGTHSVSGTGGSPETGYGTKNYRKYILGMLLTVYIFNFIDRTIINILTEPIKESFGVEDWQMGLLGGPAFAILYTFVGIPIARFSEKHHRVWIIAGSVALWSLMTALCGFATSFIALFIFRIGVSIGEAGCSPPANSIIADYFVPKERSTAVSVYALGIPLGGMVAYVFGGYVVGSLDGPIVGAMLADWGWTWAANALDWQNIEGWRVAFVVVGVPGIIVAMIVKMTIKEPPRGYTDPAHMQNKEQVGFGEVLKILAKKPSYWHVTMGVTIASFVNYGVGQFFVSFLIRTHEMSIFDASVKIAMALAVMASIGTYMSGFLADKYAERFPKALAFIPMFALMGVIPMHVVGYLAESLWLAVPLMMVGQMLLYTYLCPLYAVPSGVVDSRMRATSVAVTLFIVNLLGYGLGPPLIGALSTILNATFLSGIDPTLSLEACKATGINAAAQTACDTANADGLQWSMIIFKCLYLWSIFHFYMASRTIQRDMGR; from the coding sequence TTGACCGAAGCGACCGCGCATAGCGTGTCTGGTACGCATAGCGTGTCTGGTACTGGTGGCAGCCCGGAAACAGGCTATGGCACCAAGAATTACCGGAAATACATCCTGGGGATGTTGCTGACGGTCTATATTTTCAATTTCATCGACCGTACGATCATCAATATTCTAACCGAGCCGATCAAAGAATCGTTCGGCGTTGAGGATTGGCAGATGGGTCTGCTTGGCGGACCGGCATTTGCCATTCTCTATACGTTTGTGGGCATTCCGATTGCGCGCTTTTCCGAAAAACATCACCGCGTCTGGATAATCGCCGGATCGGTTGCCTTGTGGAGCCTGATGACGGCTTTGTGCGGATTTGCGACCAGCTTCATCGCACTGTTTATTTTCCGGATCGGGGTCAGCATCGGTGAAGCAGGTTGTTCGCCGCCAGCAAACTCTATCATTGCCGATTATTTCGTGCCGAAGGAACGTTCGACAGCAGTCTCGGTCTATGCGCTCGGTATCCCGCTTGGCGGTATGGTCGCCTATGTTTTCGGCGGATATGTGGTCGGCAGCCTCGATGGTCCGATTGTCGGAGCGATGCTCGCCGATTGGGGTTGGACCTGGGCAGCAAACGCGCTCGATTGGCAGAATATCGAAGGCTGGCGGGTGGCGTTTGTGGTGGTCGGGGTCCCAGGCATTATCGTCGCCATGATCGTGAAAATGACCATCAAGGAGCCGCCACGCGGCTATACTGATCCAGCACATATGCAGAATAAGGAGCAAGTCGGCTTCGGCGAGGTCCTCAAGATTTTGGCCAAGAAGCCATCTTATTGGCATGTCACTATGGGTGTCACCATCGCGTCCTTCGTCAATTACGGAGTGGGTCAGTTTTTCGTTTCATTCCTGATCCGGACGCATGAAATGTCGATTTTCGACGCATCGGTGAAAATCGCGATGGCGCTGGCGGTGATGGCTTCGATTGGCACATACATGTCAGGCTTCCTTGCCGACAAATATGCGGAGCGCTTCCCCAAGGCATTGGCCTTTATTCCGATGTTCGCCTTGATGGGCGTGATCCCGATGCATGTGGTCGGCTATCTGGCAGAATCCTTGTGGCTTGCGGTGCCGCTGATGATGGTCGGGCAGATGCTGCTTTATACCTATTTGTGCCCCTTATACGCTGTGCCGAGCGGCGTGGTGGACAGCCGGATGCGGGCCACCTCGGTTGCCGTAACTTTGTTCATCGTGAATTTGCTCGGCTATGGCTTGGGGCCGCCGCTGATCGGCGCTTTGTCGACAATTCTGAACGCGACGTTCCTTTCGGGAATTGATCCCACGCTCAGTTTGGAAGCGTGCAAAGCAACCGGAATAAACGCTGCCGCACAAACCGCTTGTGACACCGCCAATGCGGATGGGTTGCAGTGGTCCATGATCATATTCAAATGTCTGTATTTGTGGTCGATCTTCCACTTTTATATGGCAAGCCGGACGATCCAGCGCGACATGGGCAGGTAG
- a CDS encoding YifB family Mg chelatase-like AAA ATPase, which translates to MVALVRTVAYLGLEARAIEVQCQVAPGLPRFNIVGLADKAVGESRERVQSALAAMGLSLPPKRITINLSPADLPKEGSHYDLPIALALLAAMGVTDAEQLTDWIAVGELALDGRVVPSPGVLLAAIHASEEEAGLMCPAAQGAEARWASGIPICAAPDLISLLNHLKGTSQLPEPVPGDVEAPVPGPDLKQVKGQETAKRALEIAAAGGHNLLMNGPPGAGKSLLASCLPGILPELTPPEALEVSMVQSVAGTLEGGRISRARPFRAPHHSASMAALTGGGLKVKPGEVSLAHLGVLFLDELPEFQRAVLDSLRQPLETGKVDVARANAHVTFPARVQLIAAMNPCRCGHLGDPALACSRAPKCAIDYQSKVSGPMLDRIDLHVDVDPVSAMDLALPPPAEGSAEVGARVARARAIQTSRFDQTGARTNAELEGDGLEKFATPDEDGKKLLFQAAERMRLSARAYTRMLRVARTVADLTGSEEVTRIHVAEALSYRRQAPRA; encoded by the coding sequence GTGGTCGCATTGGTTCGGACGGTCGCTTATCTCGGGTTAGAGGCACGCGCAATCGAGGTGCAGTGCCAGGTCGCACCCGGCTTGCCGCGTTTTAATATAGTCGGCCTGGCAGACAAGGCCGTCGGCGAAAGTCGCGAGCGCGTGCAAAGCGCGCTGGCCGCGATGGGCCTATCGCTGCCGCCAAAGCGGATCACCATCAATCTATCGCCAGCCGACCTTCCAAAAGAAGGATCACATTATGATTTGCCCATTGCGCTTGCACTGCTCGCCGCGATGGGAGTGACCGATGCTGAGCAATTGACCGACTGGATTGCCGTTGGTGAACTGGCGCTTGATGGCCGGGTGGTGCCTTCGCCGGGCGTGCTATTGGCTGCAATCCACGCGAGCGAGGAAGAAGCTGGTCTGATGTGTCCGGCGGCGCAAGGGGCCGAGGCGCGCTGGGCCAGCGGCATACCGATTTGCGCCGCGCCCGATCTGATCAGCCTGCTCAATCATCTCAAAGGCACTTCGCAATTGCCCGAACCGGTGCCCGGCGATGTAGAAGCGCCTGTGCCGGGGCCGGATCTAAAGCAAGTGAAGGGGCAGGAGACTGCGAAGCGGGCACTCGAAATTGCTGCTGCTGGCGGGCATAATCTGCTGATGAATGGCCCCCCGGGTGCTGGCAAAAGCCTGCTTGCCTCCTGCCTTCCCGGAATTTTGCCTGAGCTGACCCCACCCGAAGCGCTCGAAGTGTCAATGGTCCAGTCGGTCGCTGGAACGCTGGAAGGCGGACGGATCAGCCGCGCCCGCCCGTTTCGCGCGCCGCACCATTCTGCCAGCATGGCAGCGCTGACGGGAGGAGGGTTAAAAGTGAAACCGGGCGAGGTCAGCCTCGCGCATTTGGGCGTGTTGTTTCTCGACGAACTACCCGAATTCCAGCGCGCTGTGCTTGATTCGCTGCGTCAGCCGCTTGAGACCGGCAAAGTTGATGTCGCACGCGCCAATGCGCATGTTACATTTCCTGCACGGGTCCAGCTGATTGCGGCGATGAACCCGTGCCGCTGCGGTCATTTGGGTGACCCAGCCTTAGCCTGCTCGCGCGCACCCAAATGCGCAATTGATTACCAGAGCAAAGTCAGTGGCCCGATGCTCGACAGGATTGATTTGCATGTCGATGTCGATCCGGTCAGCGCAATGGATCTGGCTTTGCCCCCTCCAGCAGAGGGCAGCGCAGAGGTCGGCGCAAGAGTAGCCAGAGCCCGAGCTATCCAGACCTCACGCTTCGATCAAACCGGCGCACGCACCAACGCCGAATTGGAAGGGGATGGGCTTGAGAAGTTCGCCACACCTGACGAGGATGGCAAAAAACTGCTTTTTCAAGCCGCTGAAAGAATGCGTCTGTCTGCACGGGCCTATACCCGCATGCTGCGGGTGGCGCGAACCGTAGCAGATTTGACTGGATCGGAGGAGGTCACCCGAATCCATGTGGCAGAGGCGCTGAGCTACCGGCGACAAGCCCCCAGGGCTTGA